The following are encoded together in the Mammaliicoccus vitulinus genome:
- a CDS encoding DUF1128 family protein: MTESIEQMIDDLKGKLRLVNTSVLSKDSFPEEKKEELKEIHSMVMSRKNISTSEMAAITQALGDLRK, encoded by the coding sequence ATGACTGAATCAATTGAACAAATGATAGATGATTTAAAAGGAAAACTGAGACTAGTGAATACAAGCGTATTGAGTAAAGACTCATTTCCTGAAGAAAAGAAAGAAGAATTAAAGGAAATACATAGTATGGTTATGTCTAGAAAAAATATTTCGACTAGTGAAATGGCTGCAATTACGCAAGCACTAGGAGACCTTAGAAAATAA
- a CDS encoding PH domain-containing protein produces the protein MAVQDILSWTLFEQVAVPDNINQYLVESEQAYSAFKTYRDTAVFTNKRIIIRDMQGITGKKVETYSIPYNIILMWSTENAGKLLDLNGEITLWTRAGNFKIKIGRNLDIMPFEKLLSNALL, from the coding sequence ATGGCGGTACAAGATATTCTTTCATGGACATTGTTCGAACAAGTTGCTGTACCAGACAACATAAATCAATACCTTGTTGAAAGTGAACAAGCTTATAGTGCTTTCAAGACATACAGAGATACAGCTGTGTTTACAAACAAGCGCATTATTATACGAGACATGCAAGGTATTACAGGTAAAAAAGTAGAAACATACTCCATACCTTATAACATTATACTCATGTGGTCTACTGAGAATGCTGGAAAATTACTAGATTTAAATGGTGAAATTACATTGTGGACACGCGCAGGCAATTTTAAAATTAAAATTGGCAGGAATTTAGACATTATGCCTTTCGAAAAGTTATTGTCTAACGCCCTATTATAA
- a CDS encoding beta-class carbonic anhydrase gives MPLLNDILDYNAAFIDQKEYQNLITTKTPNAKAVLLTCMDTRLTELSTRALGFKNGDVKVVKNAGATISHPYGSTMRSLLVAIYALGAEEIIIMGHKDCGMGNLDVNSVIDTMKSRGITDNTLNTIEHSGIDIQQFLRGFDDVTQNVQTNIQKIYNHPLFDQSVPIHGLVIDPHNGELEVIQNGYEFTK, from the coding sequence ATGCCTCTATTGAATGATATATTAGATTATAATGCAGCTTTTATAGACCAAAAAGAATATCAAAACCTTATAACAACAAAGACACCGAATGCTAAAGCTGTTTTGCTAACTTGCATGGATACACGCTTAACAGAATTATCCACGCGCGCACTAGGCTTTAAAAATGGTGATGTAAAAGTTGTAAAAAATGCTGGAGCTACTATTTCACATCCTTATGGTTCAACGATGCGTAGTTTATTAGTCGCAATTTATGCACTTGGTGCAGAAGAAATCATTATAATGGGACATAAAGATTGTGGAATGGGTAATTTAGATGTCAATTCAGTAATCGATACAATGAAAAGTCGTGGTATTACTGATAACACACTCAATACGATTGAACATTCTGGCATTGATATTCAACAATTTTTAAGAGGCTTTGATGACGTCACACAGAACGTACAAACCAATATACAAAAAATTTATAATCATCCACTATTTGATCAATCCGTTCCAATTCATGGGCTCGTAATCGATCCACATAATGGTGAATTGGAAGTTATTCAAAATGGTTATGAATTTACTAAATAA
- a CDS encoding YihY/virulence factor BrkB family protein, producing MGNDKSSSKFLEQAKNFKDEQKKSIKKENYIPPQRFESKTAKKDNQIFFVSKINKPAKFTKDGNILSTLIYRIGKDNATGLAAQLSYYFLLALFPTLIFVLTLIPIFQVNPDTITKMISENAPGDTATLITDIIDDVMSNGSGGLFSFGLIAALWSASNGMTALMNAFNVAYDVEDGRNAIVLKLMSVFFTIIMVVVFGIAIALPIFGQQIGNLLFGPLGLESELRWVFSLVKIVLPLIVTFIVFITLYALAPNIKIKILSVIPGAAFTTIAWLGSSALFGLYVNNFANYSKTYGSIGGIIILMIWLFLTGLIIIIGAEINAVLHQKKMLKNGSPEEQAFNNLTENGDMTNASIE from the coding sequence ATGGGAAATGATAAATCGAGTTCAAAATTTTTAGAACAAGCTAAAAACTTTAAAGATGAACAAAAAAAATCTATAAAAAAAGAAAATTATATTCCACCGCAAAGGTTTGAATCTAAAACTGCAAAAAAAGATAATCAAATATTTTTTGTATCTAAAATTAATAAGCCAGCAAAATTTACTAAAGATGGAAATATATTATCTACGTTAATTTATAGAATAGGCAAAGATAATGCAACTGGACTAGCTGCTCAACTATCCTATTATTTCTTACTTGCATTATTCCCTACTCTTATATTCGTTTTAACATTAATTCCAATATTCCAAGTCAATCCTGATACCATTACGAAGATGATTTCAGAAAATGCACCTGGTGATACTGCTACTCTTATAACGGATATCATCGATGATGTCATGAGCAACGGCAGTGGCGGACTATTCTCATTCGGTTTAATTGCAGCACTTTGGTCAGCATCAAATGGTATGACTGCCTTGATGAACGCATTCAATGTTGCGTATGATGTTGAAGATGGAAGAAATGCAATTGTCCTTAAACTTATGAGCGTATTCTTCACAATCATTATGGTTGTCGTCTTTGGTATAGCGATTGCCTTACCTATCTTTGGTCAACAAATAGGAAATTTATTATTTGGGCCTTTAGGTTTAGAGTCTGAATTACGATGGGTATTCAGTTTAGTAAAAATCGTGCTACCGTTAATTGTTACTTTCATCGTGTTTATTACACTGTATGCGTTAGCACCTAATATTAAAATCAAAATATTATCCGTTATTCCTGGTGCTGCATTCACAACGATTGCATGGCTCGGTTCGAGTGCACTTTTCGGATTATATGTAAATAACTTTGCGAACTACTCTAAAACATATGGTAGTATCGGAGGAATCATCATACTTATGATTTGGTTATTCTTAACAGGTTTAATCATAATTATAGGTGCCGAAATTAATGCAGTATTACATCAGAAGAAAATGCTTAAAAACGGATCACCCGAAGAACAAGCATTTAATAACTTAACAGAAAATGGTGATATGACTAATGCCTCTATTGAATGA
- a CDS encoding YtxH domain-containing protein, with product MQNKLVPAILIGGTIGAIVALADKNTRQSLSSQVQNIKEGNTSREPSKLDQIKDEVLYWKDVIEEIRRKNPELEQSIMDAKDTFIEKKNERQISGPNHS from the coding sequence ATGCAAAACAAATTAGTTCCTGCTATTTTAATAGGTGGTACAATTGGCGCAATTGTCGCTTTAGCGGATAAAAACACTCGTCAATCATTATCAAGTCAAGTTCAAAACATTAAAGAAGGTAATACTTCAAGAGAGCCATCTAAATTAGATCAAATTAAAGACGAAGTTTTATACTGGAAAGATGTAATTGAAGAAATTCGTCGCAAGAATCCAGAATTAGAACAATCAATTATGGATGCTAAAGATACATTCATTGAGAAAAAGAACGAAAGACAAATCTCAGGTCCAAATCATTCATAA
- a CDS encoding sensor histidine kinase produces the protein MNNYTRIIGSMLILVYTIVAILFFLDRIFINIIYFQGIFYTQILGVPAFLFINIVVILLCIIIGSAVAYKINQQHHWIKEQIERSFQGEMLGVNNHEIDLHKETLEIYQTLIPLHEELYTLRLKSQQIINESYQMQDSVVKKIIEDERQRLARELHDSVSQQLFAASMMLSAIKSSELSDALAKQIDLLEKMIQDSQLEMRALLLHLRPLGLKNKSLGEGVKDLVVDLKQKIPMKVVYDIEDIEIAKGTEDHLFRITQEAISNTLRHSKGTRVSIELIDTNDYVILRIQDDGVGFDTSNKDSQSYGLNTMNERALEIGATLNIISMPESGTRIEVKVPNNKEEQYDN, from the coding sequence ATGAATAACTACACTAGAATTATTGGTTCAATGCTCATTCTTGTCTATACAATTGTCGCTATATTATTTTTCTTAGATCGTATTTTTATTAATATTATTTATTTTCAAGGTATTTTTTACACTCAAATACTTGGTGTGCCAGCATTTTTATTTATTAATATAGTTGTTATTCTATTATGTATTATTATCGGTTCAGCTGTAGCATATAAAATTAACCAACAACATCATTGGATAAAAGAACAAATAGAAAGATCGTTCCAAGGTGAAATGTTAGGCGTGAATAATCACGAAATAGATTTACACAAAGAAACATTGGAAATTTATCAAACTTTGATACCTTTACATGAAGAGCTATATACATTGAGATTAAAGTCTCAACAAATTATAAATGAGTCATACCAAATGCAAGATTCAGTCGTTAAGAAAATTATAGAAGATGAAAGACAGCGACTAGCTAGAGAATTACATGATTCAGTAAGCCAGCAGTTATTTGCTGCAAGTATGATGCTTTCAGCTATTAAATCTTCAGAGTTGAGTGATGCACTAGCTAAACAAATAGATTTATTAGAGAAGATGATTCAAGATTCTCAGCTGGAAATGAGAGCTTTATTATTACATTTAAGACCATTAGGACTTAAAAATAAATCACTAGGTGAAGGTGTAAAAGATTTAGTAGTCGATTTAAAACAAAAAATTCCTATGAAAGTTGTATATGATATAGAAGATATAGAAATAGCTAAAGGTACGGAAGATCACCTTTTCCGAATTACACAAGAAGCGATTTCCAATACTTTACGTCATTCTAAAGGAACAAGAGTTTCAATCGAGTTAATAGATACGAATGATTATGTTATATTACGTATACAAGATGACGGAGTTGGATTCGATACGTCTAATAAAGATTCACAAAGTTATGGTTTAAATACAATGAACGAACGTGCATTAGAAATTGGAGCAACTCTAAATATTATTTCAATGCCTGAATCGGGAACACGTATTGAAGTTAAGGTACCAAATAATAAGGAGGAACAATATGACAATTAG
- the liaF gene encoding cell wall-active antibiotics response protein LiaF — MKNKFISTELLIVLSVLVLLSNIYYIFFEKIGLLLVVVMGVILIYVGYLYFHKLRGLIIFWIGAILLIYALLSNPYMLAILFLSLIFLVVRYIIYRKKPLKVEHIENTSNENINESFIKQRWFSPQKTPHYIYKWEDIQIQQAIGDIELDLSLAANLSENNVIVVRQYIGKTQIIVPYNYHVNVHITALFSRLYMNDQVYRVRNETVHYEENSHKNTFKVNIFFSTFMGDVEVIFR, encoded by the coding sequence TTGAAGAATAAATTTATATCAACAGAATTGTTAATTGTTTTATCAGTACTCGTTCTGTTGTCTAATATTTACTATATTTTCTTTGAAAAAATAGGCTTATTACTTGTTGTCGTAATGGGGGTTATATTAATTTATGTAGGCTATTTATACTTTCATAAATTACGAGGACTCATTATATTTTGGATAGGGGCCATATTATTAATTTATGCATTACTTTCTAATCCTTATATGCTGGCTATTCTATTCTTATCCCTTATATTTTTAGTTGTGAGATATATTATATATCGAAAGAAACCACTAAAAGTAGAACATATAGAAAACACATCTAATGAAAATATTAATGAATCATTTATAAAACAGCGATGGTTTTCTCCACAAAAAACACCTCATTACATTTATAAATGGGAAGATATACAAATTCAACAAGCAATTGGAGATATAGAATTAGATTTATCTTTAGCTGCCAATTTATCAGAGAATAATGTGATTGTTGTAAGACAATATATTGGTAAGACACAAATTATCGTTCCTTATAATTATCATGTGAATGTACATATAACAGCTTTATTTAGCAGGTTATATATGAATGATCAAGTATATAGAGTGAGAAATGAAACGGTACATTACGAAGAAAATAGTCATAAAAATACTTTTAAAGTAAATATTTTCTTCTCAACATTTATGGGAGATGTTGAGGTGATTTTCCGATGA
- a CDS encoding response regulator transcription factor, with the protein MTIRVLFVDDHEMVRIGISSYLSTQEDISVIGEAASGREGIEKAEKLEPDVILMDLVMDDMNGIEATQHIKKNQPSVKIVMLTSFIEDNEVYQALDAGVDSYILKTTSADDIANAIRKTYNKESVFEPEVLVKMRNRMNQKAELFEMLTEREMEILLLIAKGYSNQEIASASHITIKTVKTHVSNILSKLEVQDRTQAVIYAFQHNLIS; encoded by the coding sequence ATGACAATTAGAGTATTATTCGTAGATGACCATGAAATGGTTCGAATAGGCATATCAAGTTATTTATCTACTCAAGAAGATATATCTGTCATAGGGGAAGCCGCTTCTGGTAGAGAAGGAATTGAAAAAGCTGAAAAACTTGAACCTGATGTTATCCTAATGGATTTAGTAATGGATGATATGAATGGTATTGAAGCTACGCAACATATAAAGAAAAATCAACCGAGCGTAAAAATTGTTATGTTAACAAGTTTTATTGAAGATAATGAAGTGTATCAAGCATTAGATGCTGGTGTTGATAGTTATATATTAAAGACAACTTCTGCAGATGATATTGCGAATGCTATACGTAAGACATACAATAAAGAATCTGTATTTGAGCCAGAGGTGCTCGTGAAAATGCGCAATAGAATGAACCAAAAGGCTGAATTATTCGAAATGCTGACTGAACGCGAAATGGAAATTTTACTATTAATTGCTAAAGGTTATTCTAATCAAGAAATCGCTAGCGCATCTCATATAACGATTAAAACAGTTAAGACACATGTAAGTAACATACTTAGTAAGCTAGAAGTTCAAGATAGAACACAAGCTGTGATATATGCTTTTCAACATAACTTAATATCATAG